From the genome of Cytobacillus firmus, one region includes:
- the purH gene encoding bifunctional phosphoribosylaminoimidazolecarboxamide formyltransferase/IMP cyclohydrolase, translating into MKKRALISVSDKNGITEFAQQLSELGFEIISTGGTKKALEESGVPVIGVSDVTGFPEILEGRVKTLNPMIHGGLLAKHGETGHKQQLEEHGIQPIQVVCVNLYPFQQTIAKPDVTVEDAIENIDIGGPAMLRASAKNHEYVTVVVDPVDYETVLSQLKETGEVQKEIRRRLAAKVFRHTAAYDAMIAEYMTDLANEETPEKLTVTYELKQTLRYGENPHQKAAFYRKPLGSEFSIANAEQLHGKELSYNNINDADAALQIVKEFSEPAAVAVKHMNPCGVGTGENVFDAFSKAFAADPVSIFGGIIALNREVDAETAKKLYEIFLEIIIAPSFSEEALEILKGKKNLRLLTIPFEGKKKAEMRLSAIEGGLLTQEYDLFTLKDAEVKVATKREPTEEEWKALKLGWKVVKHVKSNAIVVNDSNMTLGVGAGQMNRVGSAEIALEQAGEKANGAVMASDAFFPMNDTVEVAAKAGITAIIQPGGSIRDEDSIKKADEYGIAMVFTGVRHFKH; encoded by the coding sequence ATGAAGAAACGTGCATTAATCAGTGTTTCCGACAAAAATGGCATAACAGAATTTGCTCAGCAGTTAAGTGAACTGGGTTTTGAAATTATCTCAACTGGCGGTACAAAAAAAGCACTTGAAGAGAGTGGAGTCCCTGTTATCGGCGTAAGTGATGTGACAGGCTTTCCGGAAATTTTGGAAGGGCGTGTAAAAACATTAAATCCAATGATTCATGGCGGGCTGCTGGCTAAGCATGGCGAAACAGGCCACAAGCAGCAGCTTGAGGAACATGGGATCCAGCCTATCCAGGTTGTGTGCGTGAATTTGTATCCGTTCCAGCAAACCATCGCTAAACCGGATGTGACAGTGGAGGATGCGATAGAGAATATTGATATCGGCGGCCCGGCCATGCTGCGTGCTTCCGCCAAGAATCATGAATATGTAACGGTTGTGGTGGATCCAGTCGATTATGAAACAGTTCTTTCACAGCTGAAAGAAACCGGAGAGGTTCAAAAGGAAATCCGCCGCAGACTTGCTGCAAAGGTATTCCGCCACACAGCTGCCTATGATGCGATGATCGCTGAATATATGACAGATTTGGCAAATGAAGAAACGCCTGAAAAATTAACGGTTACGTATGAACTAAAGCAAACCTTGAGATATGGGGAGAATCCGCATCAAAAGGCTGCTTTTTACCGTAAACCGCTTGGTTCTGAATTTTCGATTGCGAACGCTGAACAGCTTCACGGCAAGGAGTTGTCTTACAACAATATCAACGATGCAGATGCAGCTCTCCAAATCGTAAAGGAATTCTCAGAGCCGGCAGCAGTTGCTGTTAAGCATATGAATCCTTGTGGAGTGGGAACCGGAGAAAATGTTTTTGATGCTTTTTCAAAAGCTTTCGCAGCTGACCCTGTTTCCATTTTCGGCGGAATCATTGCCTTAAACAGAGAAGTGGATGCAGAAACAGCTAAAAAGCTTTATGAGATCTTCCTTGAGATCATTATTGCGCCATCCTTCTCAGAGGAAGCGCTTGAAATTTTAAAAGGGAAAAAGAATCTGCGCCTGCTGACCATTCCTTTTGAAGGCAAAAAGAAAGCGGAGATGAGATTGTCCGCTATTGAAGGCGGCTTACTGACGCAGGAGTATGATCTATTCACTCTTAAAGATGCCGAAGTAAAAGTAGCAACAAAGAGGGAGCCGACAGAAGAAGAGTGGAAAGCACTAAAGCTGGGCTGGAAAGTCGTCAAGCATGTGAAATCCAATGCGATAGTCGTCAATGATTCAAACATGACACTTGGAGTTGGTGCCGGGCAGATGAACCGTGTAGGCTCTGCCGAAATTGCGCTTGAACAGGCAGGAGAAAAAGCGAACGGAGCTGTAATGGCATCGGATGCCTTTTTCCCAATGAACGATACCGTTGAAGTCGCAGCCAAAGCAGGCATTACAGCCATCATTCAGCCGGGGGGCTCCATCCGTGATGAAGACTCCATCAAAAAGGCCGACGAGTACGGAATTGCCATGGTCTTTACAGGCGTACGGCATTTTAAACATTAA
- the purD gene encoding phosphoribosylamine--glycine ligase, protein MKVLVIGRGGREHAICWKMNQSPSVEQVFAAPGNPGMEDSAQLAAIQENDQEKLVQFAQENEIDLTVIGPEVPLLEGLADRFEKAGLKAFGPKKAAAEIEGSKSFAKELMKKYAIPTAEYGVFSNYEEAKAYIEAKGAPIVLKADGLAAGKGVIVAMTMQEALSGIEELLLNEKFGQASSTVVIEEFLEGEEFSLMAFVNGETVVPLEIAQDHKRAFDGDQGPNTGGMGAYSPVPHIGDETIAKAVEQVLKPAAKAMVQEGRSFTGILYAGLIKTAAGPKVIEFNARFGDPETQVILPRMNSDLAEVMLAVLNGEQPEIKWSEEAIVGVVAASKGYPEAYEKGAVLHGLHSLKDVLVFHAGTDRNSSGEYVTNGGRVLLAGARASTLKEAQQKVYSELENLQCEGVFYRKDIGDKAIAHVLS, encoded by the coding sequence ATGAAGGTATTGGTTATTGGAAGAGGCGGACGTGAACATGCAATTTGCTGGAAGATGAATCAAAGCCCTTCAGTTGAACAGGTTTTTGCGGCTCCGGGAAATCCGGGAATGGAAGATTCAGCACAGCTGGCTGCCATCCAGGAAAACGATCAGGAAAAGCTTGTGCAATTTGCTCAGGAAAATGAAATTGACTTGACTGTAATCGGTCCGGAAGTGCCGCTGCTAGAGGGGCTGGCAGACCGATTTGAAAAAGCCGGGTTAAAGGCATTTGGACCAAAAAAAGCTGCAGCTGAAATTGAAGGCAGTAAGTCTTTTGCCAAAGAGCTTATGAAGAAATATGCTATCCCTACTGCCGAATATGGAGTATTCAGCAACTATGAAGAAGCGAAAGCCTATATAGAAGCAAAGGGCGCTCCCATTGTTCTGAAAGCAGATGGGCTAGCAGCCGGAAAAGGCGTAATAGTGGCCATGACTATGCAGGAAGCATTGTCCGGGATTGAGGAACTATTATTAAATGAAAAGTTTGGCCAGGCTTCTTCTACAGTTGTAATTGAAGAATTCCTTGAAGGGGAAGAATTCTCTTTAATGGCCTTTGTGAACGGAGAAACGGTTGTTCCGCTGGAAATTGCCCAGGATCACAAGCGCGCTTTTGATGGAGATCAGGGCCCGAATACAGGCGGAATGGGTGCTTATTCACCCGTACCGCATATTGGTGATGAAACAATTGCAAAGGCTGTTGAACAAGTTTTGAAGCCGGCAGCGAAAGCAATGGTTCAGGAAGGCCGAAGTTTTACCGGAATTTTATATGCAGGTCTGATTAAAACAGCAGCAGGCCCGAAGGTAATCGAATTTAATGCCCGCTTTGGAGATCCTGAAACACAGGTGATTTTACCGCGGATGAATTCGGATCTGGCGGAGGTAATGCTGGCAGTCCTAAATGGGGAGCAGCCTGAAATCAAGTGGAGTGAGGAAGCAATCGTCGGAGTGGTTGCTGCTTCCAAGGGCTACCCTGAGGCATACGAAAAAGGAGCTGTTCTGCATGGACTGCATTCGCTTAAAGATGTTCTTGTCTTCCATGCCGGCACTGATCGAAACAGCTCAGGTGAGTATGTGACAAATGGAGGCCGCGTGCTGCTGGCAGGCGCCAGAGCGTCTACACTGAAAGAAGCGCAGCAAAAAGTATATTCCGAACTGGAAAACCTTCAATGCGAAGGTGTCTTCTACCGCAAGGATATTGGCGATAAAGCTATCGCGCACGTCCTTTCTTAG
- a CDS encoding EYxxD motif small membrane protein produces the protein MFWEYVMDMTFVLTAIIGSIVALLFVYIRKTKKGRAR, from the coding sequence ATGTTCTGGGAATACGTAATGGATATGACATTTGTGCTGACAGCCATAATCGGAAGCATTGTAGCACTTCTGTTTGTGTATATCCGGAAGACTAAGAAAGGACGTGCGCGATAG
- a CDS encoding YgaP family membrane protein, giving the protein MHVKSNIGIVNALIRITVGLTVLAWSTSKLVKRPWRDSYLVMAMLGGMKVAEGIVRFCPLTALFERGQDMVQEKRDNHSNNDEAVEEILPYNPS; this is encoded by the coding sequence ATGCATGTAAAATCAAATATCGGCATTGTAAATGCCTTAATACGCATAACAGTCGGATTAACTGTACTGGCCTGGAGCACTTCAAAGCTTGTAAAGAGACCTTGGCGGGACTCATATCTTGTGATGGCCATGCTTGGAGGCATGAAAGTGGCTGAGGGGATTGTCCGCTTTTGCCCATTGACAGCTCTTTTTGAAAGAGGCCAGGACATGGTTCAGGAAAAGAGAGACAATCACAGTAATAATGATGAGGCTGTTGAGGAGATTCTGCCTTATAACCCGTCTTAA
- a CDS encoding adenine deaminase C-terminal domain-containing protein, producing MLEQRYRWKNRHLREHVSVLDGKLSPTILLKNARYLNQALRKWITANIWIYGDRIVYVGEKLPEKTDQCEVIDCTGLTLVPGYIEPHAHPFQLYNPHSLASYASQFGTTTLINDNMVLALQQDKKKAFSFLKEMRNMPATTYWWCRFDAQTEIQHEESVFSHGNVKSWLEHDAVLQGGELTGWPKLLDGDDMMLHWIQETKRMRKKIEGHFPGASEKTLAKLMLLGADCDHESMTGKDVYNRLLQGYTVSLRYSSIRPDLPVLLEEMHEMGIDQYDRMVFTTDGSFSSFYEHGIIDHMIRIAIDKGVPVIDAYNMATINAARHYGIDYLHGSIATGRVANINFLSDENEPTPISVIAKGEWVKRDGENQHAYKPVAWEDYGFEPLEIDWELTADDMQFSMPFGIKLENAVITKPYSITIDVSSEELEKDHDECFFMLVDRNGKWRINTILKGFSQSLDGMASSFSNTGDIILIGKSKQEMLNAFNRLKEIGGGIVISEGGRIVQQMELRLKGVMSHKNVEELMQEEKQLVHYLRDQGYRHEDPMYTLLFFSSTHLPYIRITQQGMYDVMNKTVLFPTIMR from the coding sequence GTGCTGGAACAGCGTTACCGTTGGAAAAACAGGCACTTGCGTGAACATGTTTCCGTATTGGACGGGAAACTTTCACCGACGATATTACTTAAGAACGCGCGTTATCTGAATCAGGCGCTTCGCAAATGGATAACAGCAAATATATGGATTTATGGCGACCGTATTGTTTATGTGGGCGAAAAGCTGCCGGAAAAAACAGATCAGTGTGAGGTCATTGATTGTACAGGACTTACGCTCGTACCCGGATATATTGAGCCGCATGCCCATCCATTTCAATTATATAATCCCCATTCCCTGGCGAGCTATGCATCGCAGTTTGGGACAACAACTCTGATTAATGACAATATGGTGCTTGCTTTACAGCAGGATAAAAAGAAAGCGTTTTCTTTTTTGAAGGAAATGAGAAACATGCCTGCAACAACCTATTGGTGGTGCCGATTTGATGCTCAAACAGAGATCCAGCACGAAGAATCTGTTTTTTCCCATGGAAACGTTAAATCGTGGCTGGAACATGATGCGGTGCTTCAGGGAGGTGAGCTGACAGGCTGGCCGAAGCTATTGGATGGCGATGATATGATGCTTCATTGGATTCAGGAAACAAAGCGGATGAGGAAAAAGATTGAAGGCCATTTTCCGGGTGCATCCGAAAAAACGCTGGCAAAGCTTATGCTGCTTGGTGCTGATTGTGACCATGAGTCAATGACAGGAAAAGATGTCTATAATCGCCTTTTACAGGGATATACTGTATCTCTCAGATATTCTTCCATACGTCCGGATCTGCCAGTTTTATTGGAGGAAATGCATGAAATGGGCATTGATCAATATGATCGGATGGTCTTCACAACAGACGGTTCCTTTTCTTCCTTTTATGAGCATGGAATTATTGACCATATGATCCGCATTGCCATAGATAAAGGAGTGCCGGTAATAGATGCGTATAATATGGCAACCATTAATGCGGCCCGTCATTATGGAATCGATTATTTACATGGCTCCATTGCGACAGGAAGGGTTGCCAATATCAATTTCCTCTCAGATGAAAACGAACCAACTCCTATATCCGTTATTGCCAAAGGGGAATGGGTGAAGAGAGATGGTGAAAACCAGCATGCCTATAAGCCTGTAGCATGGGAAGATTACGGCTTTGAACCGCTGGAGATTGATTGGGAGCTGACGGCAGATGATATGCAATTCTCCATGCCTTTCGGGATAAAGCTCGAGAATGCTGTTATTACCAAGCCATACTCCATCACGATTGACGTATCATCCGAAGAGCTGGAGAAAGATCATGATGAATGTTTCTTCATGCTTGTTGACCGGAATGGAAAATGGCGAATAAATACCATTCTTAAAGGCTTCTCGCAAAGCCTGGATGGAATGGCAAGTTCATTTTCCAATACCGGTGACATCATCTTAATCGGCAAAAGCAAACAGGAAATGCTGAATGCTTTTAACCGGCTGAAAGAAATTGGCGGAGGCATTGTCATATCTGAGGGGGGAAGGATTGTCCAACAGATGGAGCTCCGCTTAAAAGGTGTAATGTCCCATAAAAATGTGGAGGAATTAATGCAGGAAGAGAAACAGCTTGTGCATTATTTGCGTGATCAGGGATACAGACATGAAGATCCAATGTACACGCTGCTCTTTTTCTCTTCAACCCATCTGCCTTATATCAGGATTACCCAGCAGGGAATGTATGATGTCATGAATAAAACGGTACTCTTTCCAACGATAATGCGTTAA
- a CDS encoding DUF3048 domain-containing protein, producing MLKRWIAVSAAAMLLVSGCSKEKAEEPAKQETEKAEEATKGVSSEKELPFQYPLTGSGSETEVNGRAVAVMINNHPKARPQSGLNQADVVYEMLAEGDVTRFLAIFQSERPEMIGPVRSSRDYYIELAKGYDSLYIAHGYSPEAKELLDQGYVDNLNGMQYDGTLFKRESFRQAPHNSYISFDNVLKGAKEKNYAMEDEPKSLEFLSKEEVKAIQGEKADSAMISYLDNELFNVIYEYDAGLEKYKRYSNGELTADYKSGEPVLLDNIFIAEADHQVVDSAGRRDINLTTGGKGYLLQKGKVTELQWENIDGRILPVLNGQQAGLVPGKTWINIVPSNPGLEQTVSFEAKQ from the coding sequence ATGTTAAAAAGATGGATAGCTGTATCAGCAGCGGCAATGCTTCTCGTTTCTGGATGCAGTAAAGAAAAAGCAGAGGAGCCGGCAAAGCAGGAGACGGAAAAAGCGGAAGAAGCCACAAAAGGTGTCAGCTCTGAAAAAGAACTTCCATTTCAATATCCGCTCACAGGCTCCGGATCGGAAACCGAAGTAAATGGAAGAGCTGTAGCGGTGATGATCAATAATCATCCGAAAGCCCGTCCGCAATCAGGGCTTAACCAGGCTGATGTCGTCTATGAAATGCTGGCAGAAGGGGACGTGACTCGTTTTCTTGCTATTTTTCAAAGTGAGCGGCCCGAAATGATAGGGCCTGTCAGAAGTTCCAGGGATTATTATATTGAGCTGGCCAAAGGCTATGACAGCCTCTACATTGCTCACGGCTACAGTCCGGAGGCCAAAGAATTGCTGGATCAGGGGTATGTTGATAACCTGAACGGAATGCAGTATGACGGTACATTGTTTAAAAGGGAAAGCTTCAGACAGGCTCCGCATAATTCCTATATTTCTTTTGACAATGTGCTGAAAGGGGCAAAAGAAAAAAATTATGCGATGGAGGATGAGCCGAAATCTCTTGAATTCCTTTCGAAAGAAGAGGTAAAGGCAATTCAGGGAGAGAAAGCAGACTCTGCCATGATCTCCTACCTGGACAATGAATTATTCAATGTCATCTATGAATATGATGCAGGACTTGAGAAATACAAAAGATATTCCAATGGCGAGCTTACAGCTGACTACAAATCCGGGGAACCTGTATTACTCGATAACATTTTCATTGCAGAAGCAGACCATCAAGTGGTTGACAGCGCAGGCCGCCGTGATATTAACTTAACTACTGGAGGAAAAGGATATCTCCTTCAAAAAGGAAAAGTGACAGAGTTGCAGTGGGAAAATATTGACGGGCGAATTCTTCCTGTCTTGAATGGCCAGCAGGCTGGCCTGGTTCCGGGGAAAACATGGATCAACATCGTTCCATCAAACCCGGGCCTGGAGCAAACGGTTTCCTTTGAAGCTAAACAATAA
- a CDS encoding YerC/YecD family TrpR-related protein, with product MQIDKLRGKELDQLFKSVLSLNDLEECYRFFDDLCTVNEIQSLAQRLEVARMLREGKTYHKIETDTGASTATISRVKRCLNYGNDAYEMALERIKEEEAEKA from the coding sequence ATGCAAATTGATAAGCTAAGAGGCAAAGAACTGGATCAGTTATTTAAGTCTGTTTTATCTTTAAATGACCTGGAAGAGTGCTACCGATTCTTTGACGACTTATGTACAGTGAATGAAATACAATCCCTGGCACAGCGCCTGGAAGTGGCACGCATGCTTCGTGAAGGAAAAACCTATCATAAAATCGAAACAGATACAGGCGCCAGCACGGCAACCATTTCACGTGTAAAACGCTGCCTCAACTATGGAAATGATGCCTATGAAATGGCATTGGAAAGAATCAAAGAAGAAGAAGCTGAAAAAGCGTAA
- a CDS encoding heptaprenylglyceryl phosphate synthase, which yields MYDVREWSHVFKLDPDKNISDEDLEKICESGTDAIIVGGTDGVTLEKVLDLMARIRRYTVPCVLEVSSIDSVTPGFDLYFIPTVLNSRDVKWVTGLHQEAVKEYGDIMNWEEILVQGYCILNEECKAAQVTNSRTDLSLDEVRAYAMMAEKMFRLPIFYLEYSGKYGDPEVVAEVKNTLEDTVLFYGGGILSADQAKEMAEHADVIVVGNVIYDDLQAALATVEAARA from the coding sequence ATGTATGATGTTCGCGAATGGAGCCATGTATTCAAGCTCGATCCGGATAAAAATATATCAGATGAAGACCTGGAGAAAATTTGCGAGTCAGGGACCGATGCGATTATTGTGGGCGGAACAGACGGGGTCACATTGGAGAAAGTGCTGGATTTAATGGCCCGCATCCGCAGATACACGGTTCCCTGTGTGCTGGAGGTTTCGTCCATTGACTCAGTTACACCGGGCTTTGACCTGTATTTTATCCCGACAGTCCTTAACAGCCGGGATGTAAAGTGGGTTACAGGCCTTCATCAGGAAGCTGTAAAGGAATATGGGGATATTATGAATTGGGAAGAAATCCTTGTTCAGGGCTATTGCATTTTGAATGAAGAATGTAAAGCCGCGCAAGTCACCAATTCACGCACAGATCTATCTCTTGATGAGGTTAGGGCATATGCAATGATGGCCGAGAAAATGTTCCGCCTGCCAATCTTCTATCTCGAATACAGCGGAAAGTACGGAGATCCAGAAGTGGTTGCAGAGGTGAAAAATACGCTTGAAGATACCGTATTATTTTACGGAGGCGGCATCCTGAGTGCAGATCAGGCAAAAGAAATGGCTGAGCATGCGGACGTCATTGTGGTCGGAAATGTTATTTATGATGATCTGCAGGCTGCATTGGCCACAGTCGAAGCTGCTCGTGCTTAA
- the pcrA gene encoding DNA helicase PcrA has product MQFLTDKLLNGLNPQQQNAVKATDGPLLIMAGAGSGKTRVLTHRIAYLMVEKGVNPYNILAITFTNKAAREMRDRIHNMMGGAADDIWISTFHSMCVRILRRDIDRIGYNRNFTILDATDQQSVIKSILKDKNLDPKKFDPRAILGSISSAKNELITPEEYAKTAGDYIQQVASDVYTEYQKRLRRNQALDFDDLIMITIQLFQRVPEVLEYYQRKFQYIHVDEYQDTNRAQYMLVKLMASRFKNLCVVGDSDQSIYKWRGADIANILSFEKDYPNAQTIMLEQNYRSTKRILLAANEVISKNLNRKPKNLWTENAEGNKIFYYRADSEQGEAQFVAGKIKEYISTGKRSASDIAILYRTNAQSRVMEEVLLKSNIEYSIVGGIKFYDRKEIKDILAYLRLIANPDDDISLQRVINVPKRGIGSGSVDKIANFAQLHEMSMFEALESIELIGLSPKITKGAIEFRDLVKNYTQMQEYLSVTELVEELLEKSGYRDMLIAEKSIEAQSRLENIDEFLSVTKNFEEASEDKTLIAFLTDLALVADIDKLDDDGEKAESVVLMTLHSAKGLEFPVVFLLGLEEGVFPHSRSLMEESEMEEERRLAYVGITRAEEELFITNAQMRTLFGRTNMNPPSRFIKEIPADLLDGLEPAKKPSPFGSSPFGSPSASRGVQPQRKAVIRPSASNTGGDDIAWKVGDKAQHGKWGTGTVVSVKGSGEGTELDIAFPKPVGIKRLLAKFAPITKA; this is encoded by the coding sequence ATGCAATTTTTAACAGATAAATTATTGAACGGACTAAACCCGCAGCAGCAAAATGCGGTAAAGGCAACTGACGGACCACTTCTTATAATGGCAGGAGCGGGAAGCGGAAAGACAAGAGTTCTTACGCACAGAATTGCTTACTTAATGGTAGAAAAGGGTGTGAACCCCTACAATATTCTGGCAATCACTTTTACAAACAAAGCTGCCCGTGAAATGCGTGACCGTATCCATAACATGATGGGCGGAGCAGCAGATGATATCTGGATTTCTACGTTCCACTCGATGTGTGTGCGGATCTTAAGAAGAGATATTGACCGGATTGGCTATAACCGCAATTTTACGATTCTGGATGCAACGGACCAGCAATCAGTTATTAAATCGATCCTAAAGGATAAAAATCTGGATCCCAAGAAATTTGACCCACGTGCAATTTTGGGTTCAATCAGCTCGGCAAAAAATGAATTGATCACTCCTGAAGAGTATGCGAAAACAGCTGGAGATTATATTCAGCAGGTTGCCAGTGATGTATATACAGAATACCAAAAGAGATTGAGACGCAATCAGGCGCTCGATTTCGATGATCTTATTATGATCACGATTCAGCTGTTCCAGCGGGTTCCGGAAGTGCTGGAATATTATCAGAGAAAATTCCAATATATTCATGTGGATGAATATCAGGACACAAACAGAGCCCAGTATATGCTTGTAAAGCTAATGGCAAGCCGATTTAAGAATCTTTGTGTAGTCGGTGACTCGGACCAGTCTATTTATAAATGGCGCGGTGCGGACATTGCCAACATTCTTTCCTTTGAAAAGGATTATCCTAATGCGCAAACCATCATGCTTGAACAAAATTACCGCTCAACAAAAAGGATCCTGCTGGCTGCGAATGAAGTCATCAGCAAGAACCTGAACAGAAAGCCGAAAAATCTCTGGACCGAAAACGCAGAAGGCAATAAGATTTTTTACTATCGTGCCGATAGCGAACAGGGAGAAGCTCAGTTTGTTGCAGGTAAAATCAAGGAATACATCAGCACCGGCAAGCGAAGCGCTTCGGATATCGCGATCTTATACCGCACCAATGCACAATCCCGTGTAATGGAGGAAGTGCTGTTAAAGTCGAACATAGAATATTCCATTGTCGGCGGCATCAAGTTCTACGACCGCAAAGAAATCAAGGACATCCTTGCTTATCTGCGCCTGATTGCCAATCCGGATGATGATATCAGTCTTCAGCGTGTAATTAATGTGCCAAAGCGAGGAATCGGCTCCGGTTCGGTTGATAAAATCGCCAACTTTGCACAGCTTCATGAAATGAGTATGTTTGAAGCACTTGAATCCATTGAACTGATTGGCTTGAGCCCGAAAATTACAAAAGGGGCCATTGAATTCAGGGACCTGGTTAAAAACTATACACAAATGCAGGAATACCTTTCTGTAACAGAACTTGTGGAAGAGCTATTGGAGAAATCAGGCTACCGTGATATGCTGATTGCCGAGAAATCCATTGAAGCACAGAGCCGTCTGGAAAACATTGATGAATTCCTGTCCGTTACCAAAAACTTTGAAGAAGCAAGCGAAGACAAAACGCTTATCGCATTTTTGACTGATTTGGCTCTTGTAGCTGACATTGATAAATTGGATGATGATGGAGAAAAAGCCGAATCTGTTGTTCTTATGACACTTCACTCAGCAAAGGGCCTTGAATTCCCTGTTGTCTTTTTACTGGGTCTTGAGGAAGGTGTATTCCCGCACAGCCGTTCTTTAATGGAAGAGTCTGAAATGGAAGAGGAGCGGCGCCTTGCTTATGTGGGAATCACGAGGGCAGAAGAGGAGCTTTTCATTACGAATGCTCAAATGCGTACTTTATTCGGACGCACGAATATGAATCCGCCATCCAGGTTTATTAAAGAAATACCTGCTGATTTGCTGGACGGCCTTGAACCTGCTAAAAAACCGTCTCCATTTGGATCATCACCATTTGGTTCTCCGTCTGCTTCAAGAGGAGTACAGCCTCAGCGGAAAGCGGTGATTCGTCCATCTGCATCGAACACAGGAGGAGACGATATTGCCTGGAAGGTCGGCGACAA